The following proteins are encoded in a genomic region of Thalassophryne amazonica chromosome 5, fThaAma1.1, whole genome shotgun sequence:
- the LOC117509864 gene encoding probable G-protein coupled receptor 21 has protein sequence MNSSTNASYSGSSEFCLLGAVSYYHSLDTCILEVVMIIFLTVLIITGNLVVISVFHCAPLLHHHTTSIFIQTMAYADLLVGVSCLVPSLSLLHYLRGLNEELTCKAFGYIVSVLKSVSMASLACISVDRYIAIIRPLSYTTLVTRCRLRVCIVLIWIYSTLIFLPSFFGWGKPGYHGDIFRWCAMSWQTNPGFSTFIVALLYAPAALIVCFTYGNIFWICRQHLREIAQRHARFSAQIQGDRCERGERCENCPDKRYAMVLFRITSVFYVLWMPYILYFLLESSGLYHHMVASFFTTWLAISNSFCNCLIYSLSNSVFRKGLSRLISPLVPSCPSCTDAKKTPDPISSRLDH, from the coding sequence ATGAACTCTTCCACCAATGCTAGCTACAGTGGCTCCTCCGAGTTCTGCCTGCTGGGTGCTGTGAGTTACTACCATAGCCTGGACACCTGCATACTGGAGGTGGTCATGATCATCTTCCTCACTGTGCTCATCATCACTGGCAACCTGGTGGTGATCTCTGTCTTCCACTGTGCCCCGCTGCTGCACCACCACACCACCAGCATCTTCATCCAAACCATGGCCTACGCTGACCTGCTCGTGGGCGTTAGCTGCCTGGTGCCCTCGCTGTCCCTCCTGCATTACCTCCGAGGACTGAACGAGGAGCTCACCTGCAAGGCTTTTGGCTACATAGTTTCTGTGCTAAAGAGCGTCTCTATGGCCTCACTTGCATGCATCAGTGTTGACCGCTACATCGCCATCATTCGCCCGCTGTCTTACACCACGTTGGTAACTCGATGTCGGCTGAGAGTGTGCATAGTTCTTATCTGGATTTACTCTACTCTGATCTTCTTGCCATCCTTCTTCGGCTGGGGAAAGCCCGGATACCATGGCGACATATTTAGGTGGTGTGCAATGTCTTGGCAAACCAACCCGGGGTTCAGTACATTCATTGTGGCGCTTCTCTATGCTCCAGCGGCACTCATAGTCTGCTTTACTTACGGAAATATATTCTGGATCTGCCGTCAACACCTGAGGGAAATCGCTCAGCGCCACGCACGCTTCAGCGCGCAAATACAAGGTGACAGATGCGAGCGAGGGGAACGGTGCGAGAACTGTCCTGACAAACGTTACGCCATGGTGCTTTTCCGTATCACCAGTGTCTTCTATGTGCTGTGGATGCCCTACATCCTCTACTTCTTGTTGGAGAGCTCTGGGCTGTACCACCATATGGTGGCTTCCTTCTTCACAACTTGGTTGGCGATTAGCAACAGCTTCTGTAACTGCCTCATCTACAGCCTGTCCAACAGCGTCTTTCGGAAGGGTCTCAGCCGCCTCATCAGCCCGCTGGTTCCTTCTTGCCCCAGCTGCACTGATGCTAAAAAGACTCCAGATCCCATCAGCTCACGACTGGACCATTGA
- the LOC117509865 gene encoding natterin-2-like, producing the protein MNPSVLLVNLLLLSWTSAEKDLKVRVARSSNDETNLHWEECKGSVPDGAVSIRNTYVTPARTEYVCKSACQAGYYSTKDSKCHYPYGSREMSSSSNCYILVNRDNFELLEWKDGYGGSVPANAVSTCGRNKIFVGKSAYGLGKIEPANRCLYYVWNGAETWTKTYQALTMNKDITEQTMKDVKYQTEGVPVIEGKPEVMRRSTAKNQHCLEVTKTVTLTKDISTEERWDVTNAITLGVKTTVTAGIPDVASASLEVSMMATREFTKGASKTETQSYMVSVLVPVPPKQSCTVSMVAQVNKADVPFTATLIRTYRGGKKTQTTTKGFYRTTQVAETHANIEQCTIIGDLKDCPKVSSTSSPH; encoded by the exons ATGAATCCGTCAGTGCTGCTTGTGAACCTGCTGCTTCTGTCCTGGACCAGTGCAGAGAAAG ATCTTAAAGTAAGGGTGGCTCGATCCAGCAACGATGAGACCAACCTACACTGGGAGGAATGTAAAGGATCTGTGCCTGATGGAGCCGTTTCAATTCGAAACACTTACGTGACTCCGGCTCGCACAGAGTATGTCTGCAAATCTGCTTGCCAAGCTGGTTACTACAGCACCAAGGATTCAAAGTGCCACTACCCCTATGGATCACGAGAAATGTCATCCTCTAGCAACTGCTATATCCTGGTGAACAGAGATAACTTTGAGCTTCTGGAGTGGAAGGACGGTTACGGTGGATCAGTGCCAGCCAATGCAGTCAGTACATGTGGTAGGAATAAGATATTTGTAGGGAAGAGTGCATACGGTCTCGGAAAAATAGAGCCTGCTAACCGCTGTTTATATTATGTTTGGAACGGTGCAGAGACCTGGACCAAGACGTACCAGGCTTTGACTATGAATAAAGACATTACTGAACAGACCATGAAAGATGTGAAATACCAGACTGAAGGGGTTCCTGTCATTGAGGGTAAACCAGAAGTCATGCGCAGATCTACCGCCAAAAACCAGCACTGTCTCGAAGTTACAAAAACAGTTACCCTCACCAAAGACATTTCGACAGAGGAAAGGTGGGATGTCACTAATGCAATCACATTAGGTGTCAAAACTACTGTCACAGCTGGGATTCCTGATGTTGCCTCTGCATCACTTGAGGTTAGCATGATGGCAACGAGGGAGTTTACTAAGGGAGCCAGTAAGACTGAGACTCAGTCGTACATGGTTTCTGTGTTAGTGCCAGTTCCACCAAAACAGTCCTGTACTGTCAGTATGGTTGCACAGGTGAACAAAGCAGACGTCCCTTTCACAGCAACCTTGATCCGCACCTACCGAGGTGGCAAGAAAACTCAGACAACGACCAAAGGGTTCTATAGGACGACCCAGGTAgcagaaacccacgcaaacatagaACAATGTACCATCATAGGTGACTTGAAAGATTGTCCAAAGGTTTCAAGCACCAGCAGCCCACATTAA